The Rattus rattus isolate New Zealand chromosome X, Rrattus_CSIRO_v1, whole genome shotgun sequence genome has a window encoding:
- the Otud6a gene encoding OTU domain-containing protein 6A, which yields MDDTEHELQRVIRRHYREKRELQAHIQTLKASVPKNDKGRRKQLLSDIARLEAEMEQRHEQELEKFGENPESGVDSVTADLKKMNLENMPPRPAKSQKRRDRRANLERRRQERMPAAQAEQLAAYRREEEEKVAAILGAKNLEMKTIPADGHCMYRAIQDQLVFSVTIESLRYRTAYYMRKHIDDFLPFFTEPEAGNFYTREDFLRYCDDIVHKASWGGQLELRALSHVLQTPIEVVQANSPIIVIGEEYTRKPLTLVYLHYACDFGEHYNSVKPIEVPGAVGGMAPRLF from the coding sequence ATGGATGATACTGAACATGAACTCCAACGAGTGATCCGTCGCCACTATCGTGAAAAGAGGGAGTTACAAGCTCACATCCAGACCCTGAAAGCTTCCGTTCCGAAGAACGACAAAGGAAGACGAAAGCAGTTGCTCTCTGATATCGCCCGTCTCGAGGCCGAGATGGAGCAAAGGCACGAGCAGGAGCTGGAAAAATTTGGAGAAAATCCCGAGAGTGGTGTGGATTCAGTTACAGCCGACCTCAAAAAGATGAATCTCGAGAATATGCCTCCACGGCCAGCAAAGTCCCAGAAACGCCGCGACCGAAGAGCTAACCTGGAGAGACGGCGCCAGGAAAGGATGCCTGCGGCCCAGGCCGAGCAGCTGGCTGCTTACCGtcgtgaggaggaggagaaggtcgCTGCCATTCTCGGGGCTAAAAATTTAGAGATGAAGACCATCCCTGCTGACGGCCACTGCATGTACCGGGCCATCCAGGACCAGCTGGTATTCTCCGTGACGATAGAGAGCCTGCGGTACCGCACTGCCTACTACATGAGGAAACATATTGATGACTTCTTACCTTTCTTCACCGAGCCCGAGGCAGGCAACTTCTACACCCGGGAGGACTTCCTGAGGTACTGTGATGATATCGTGCACAAGGCTTCGTGGGGAGGCCAGCTGGAGCTGAGAGCCCTTTCGCATGTCCTGCAGACCCCTATCGAGGTGGTACAGGCCAACTCACCCATCATTGTCATCGGGGAGGAGTACACCAGGAAGCCGCTCACGCTGGTCTATCTGCACTACGCCTGCGACTTCGGAGAGCACTACAATTCGGTGAAGCCCATTGAGGTCCCTGGAGCAGTTGGAGGAATGGCGCCACGactcttctag